In the genome of Populus alba chromosome 11, ASM523922v2, whole genome shotgun sequence, one region contains:
- the LOC118031685 gene encoding uncharacterized protein At4g04980, whose amino-acid sequence MERSRSRGSPGNFILMMELRKKIITFRDIIDLPTFDGSLSINELVTGTMKDLHKFYPEIIPSSQLSEVKGASIDKVLIYFCEALKSIGDSWMMNQEWMDKATYNMYNNNDHRINSEQIVEIALATLTCLIKIPREMFDVMDEYEPNKDCSKSNAFSKILTRSYSDINSYSPCGASPETPTSVLPQFMGSPATVEFVNFYCSSPRLRSLRAQALGKLNPMDKKRLSFHLPSNLETQDGSSLNRKDYVDDETMAEMEAKSKPLYQTSNSDEELMFEMEASSNSEVKKAAGIEDPRDYISKTRMPQIAASEITIVTTKATGLLKPSAALSQNASPVPPAQPPISSPMMVDVVATPPQPPSTPQPLKLQPDVAIPQPPPPPPLPPIVLQPTTVTVGSVPLPPPPPPPTMSKTVTAAAAPPPPPPMAFGTAAVALPPPTMLSGSGTASPTPPPPPPPQTSTARTAPPPPPPPMMSSKGSMPLPPPPPMPLGNGAAPPPPPPGAARSLRPKKTQTKLKRSSQMGTLYRALKGKVEGGNQVTKSSSGRKGPASSSAGGKQGMADALAEITKRSAYFQQIEEDVQKHSKAVTALKATISSFKTKDLTELIKFHKHVESILENLTDETQVLARFEGFPQKKLEALRTAAALGSKLNGVVSELQNWKIQPPLGQLLDKAECYFNKIKGDLDALERTKDEESKKFRSHNIDFDFHILVQIKESMVDVSSNCMELALKERRQAKAAGKAVTRTKTEPKKACAKMLWRAFQFAFRVYSFAGGHDDRADKLTRELAHEIETDSHDQ is encoded by the exons ATGGAGCGTTCACGTTCTCGTGGATCTCCAGGAAACTTCATTTTGATGATGGAGctcaggaaaaaaataattaccttcAGAGACATCATTGACCTCCCAACTTTCGATGGCTCTCTGAGCATAAACGAG CTGGTGACGGGAACAATGAAAGATCTGCACAAGTTTTACCCTGAAATCATACCCAGTAGTCAACTGTCGGAAGTTAAAGGAGCATCTATCGATAAG GTTCTCATCTACTTCTGTGAGGCTTTGAAATCAATTGGGGATTCATGGATGATGAATCAAGAATGGATGGACAAAGCTACATACAACATGTACAATAACAATGATCACAGGATCAATTCAGAACAAATAG TGGAAATTGCTTTGGCAACACTCACCTGCCTGATTAAGATACCAAGAGAAATGTTTGATGTCATGGATGAATATGAGCCAAATAAAGATTGTTCAAAATCCAACGCATTCAGCAAAATCTTGACGAGGTCCTATTCAGACATCAACAGCTACAGCCCATGTGGTGCTTCTCCAGAGACTCCTACATCAGTTCTTCCTCAGTTTATGGGTTCTCCTGCCACTGTAgaatttgtaaatttttattgcTCTTCTCCTCGTCTCCGGTCTCTGAGAGCTCAGGCACTTGGGAAATTGAACCCCATGGACAAAAAACGCCTCTCGTTCCACTTGCCTTCAAACCTGGAAACTCAAGACGGCAGCAGTTTGAACAGAAAAGACTACGTGGATGATGAAACAATGGCAGAAATGGAAGCAAAGAGCAAACCTCTGTACCAAACGAGCAATTCAGATGAGGAACTGATGTTTGAAATGGAAGCAAGCAGCAATTCTGAAGTGAAAAAAGCTGCTGGCATTGAGGATCCCAGAGATTACATCTCCAAAACACGAATGCCACAGATTGCAGCATCTGAGATTACTATAGTGACAACTAAAGCCACAGGATTGTTAAAGCCATCAGCAGCATTGTCACAAAATGCATCACCAGTTCCACCAGCACAGCCACCCATATCCTCACCGATGATGGTAGACGTGGTAGCAACACCACCACAACCACCATCTACTCCGCAACCACTGAAGTTGCAACCAGATGTAGCAATCCCACAGCCACCACCTCCACCGCCACTACCACCAATTGTGCTGCAGCCAACGACTGTTACAGTGGGAAGTGTACCACttccgccgccgccgccgcctccTACTATGTCAAAAACCgtaacagcagcagcagcacctcCACCGCCACCACCTATGGCATTTGGAACCGCAGCAGTGGCACTCCCACCACCAACTATGTTATCAGGAAGCGGAACAGCATCACCGACGCCGCCTCCGCCACCACCTCCTCAAACATCAACTGCAAGAACTGCACCACCTCCTCCCCCACCACCCATGATGTCTTCAAAAGGATCCATGCCATTGCCGCCGCCGCCACCGATGCCACTCGGAAATGGAGCTGCTCCGCCACCTCCTCCACCTGGTGCAGCAAGATCCTTACGTCCCAAGAAAACTCAGACTAAACTGAAGAGATCAAGTCAGATGGGTACTCTGTATCGGGCTCTTAAGGGGAAGGTGGAAGGAGGAAATCAAGTTACTAAATCATCTAGTGGAAGAAAGGGTCCAGCTTCAAGCAGTGCTGGTGGAAAGCAGGGAATGGCTGATGCACTAGCAGAGATTACGAAGAG ATCAGCATACTTCCAACAAATTGAAGAAGATGTTCAAAAGCATTCGAAGGCAGTCACAGCGCTGAAGGCTACCATCAGTagtttcaaaacaaaagacTTGACTGAGTTGATCAAGTTCCACAAGCATGTTGAATCCATTCTTGAGAATTTAACTGATGAAACACAG GTGCTTGCAAGATTTGAAGGTTTCCCTCAGAAGAAACTGGAAGCATTAAGGACTGCAGCTGCCCTAGGCTCGAAGTTGAATGGAGTTGTCTCTGAACTGCAAAATTGGAAGATACAGCCTCCACTAGGCCAACTCCTTGACAAGGCCGAATGCTACTTCAACAAG ATCAAAGGAGACCTGGATGCCTTGGAGAGGACCAAAGATGAAGAATCCAAGAAATTTCGTAGTCACAACATCGACTTCGACTTCCATATCCTTGTACAAATCAAAGAGTCAATGGTGGATGTTTCTTCAAACTGCATGGAATTGGCACTCAAG GAGAGGAGGCAAGCAAAAGCAGCAGGGAAAGCAGTAACTAGAACCAAAACTGAACCTAAAAAGGCCTGTGCTAAAATGCTTTGGAGGGCTTTCCAATTCGCATTCCGGGTTTATAGCTTTGCTGGTGGACATGATGACCGTGCTGACAAGCTGACAAGAGAATTGGCCCATGAAATAGAGACTGATTCTCATGATCAATGA